In Synechococcus sp. RS9909, one genomic interval encodes:
- a CDS encoding glycosyltransferase, with protein sequence MTSNGRRVVLYIDSLKLGGAERVTLTWAQWLREAGWQPLLLTRKPRSWDFYPIPAGVIRVVEPTDATWMRRLGPVAFPFRIRRLCRWLQRERVDLAIGITSLPAIKLLFACRGLGVPCVVSERNYPPLKRIGLIWSALRRLSYPWAALHLVQTQAVGQWLTQHLRAQRQLLLPNPVQWPLPAFHPRLDPEPWLAAAGVRSDDPVLLAVGTKAEQKGFDRLVRWFGELAPRHPRLQLVIVGLDEQPYHGRDQQADLLALLRDQPELRSRLHFPGRVGNLAAWYARSQIFVLSSRYEGFPNVLLEAMAAGCCCVAADCPQGPADLVDDGVNGVLLPLETDDQTWVEQLDRLLCTAASRVRFGAAATAVRERYAPTRLRRNLMEALEPLLANRLDRRGG encoded by the coding sequence ATGACCAGCAACGGCCGCCGGGTGGTGCTTTACATCGACAGCCTCAAGCTGGGGGGTGCCGAGCGGGTGACGCTCACCTGGGCCCAGTGGCTGCGGGAAGCGGGCTGGCAGCCGCTGCTGCTGACGCGCAAGCCCCGCAGTTGGGATTTCTATCCGATTCCGGCCGGTGTGATCCGGGTGGTGGAGCCGACGGATGCGACCTGGATGCGTCGCCTGGGTCCTGTGGCGTTTCCGTTTCGGATCCGGCGGCTGTGCCGGTGGCTCCAACGGGAGCGCGTGGATCTGGCCATCGGTATCACCTCCCTGCCGGCGATCAAGCTGTTGTTCGCCTGCCGCGGGCTGGGTGTTCCCTGTGTCGTCTCGGAGCGCAATTATCCGCCCCTGAAGCGGATCGGCCTGATCTGGAGCGCCCTGCGCCGGCTCAGCTATCCCTGGGCGGCCCTGCACCTGGTGCAGACCCAGGCGGTGGGGCAGTGGCTGACCCAGCACCTCCGCGCCCAGCGCCAGCTGCTGCTGCCCAACCCCGTGCAGTGGCCCCTGCCCGCCTTTCATCCCCGGCTCGACCCGGAGCCATGGCTGGCGGCCGCCGGCGTCAGGTCGGATGACCCGGTGCTGCTGGCGGTGGGCACCAAGGCGGAGCAGAAGGGGTTTGACCGGCTGGTGCGCTGGTTTGGCGAGCTGGCGCCGCGCCATCCCCGCTTGCAGCTCGTGATTGTGGGCCTGGATGAGCAGCCCTATCACGGTCGTGATCAGCAGGCTGATCTCTTGGCTTTGTTGCGGGATCAGCCGGAGCTGCGATCCCGGCTTCACTTTCCCGGCCGGGTGGGCAACCTGGCGGCTTGGTATGCACGCAGCCAGATTTTTGTGTTGTCGTCTCGTTATGAGGGCTTCCCGAATGTGCTGCTGGAGGCGATGGCCGCCGGATGCTGCTGCGTGGCTGCCGATTGTCCCCAGGGGCCGGCCGATCTGGTGGACGACGGCGTGAATGGTGTGCTGCTGCCCCTGGAGACGGACGATCAGACCTGGGTGGAGCAGCTCGATCGCCTCCTGTGTACAGCGGCGAGCCGGGTCCGCTTCGGGGCCGCGGCAACGGCCGTGCGCGAGCGTTATGCGCCCACTCGCCTGCGCCGGAACCTGATGGAGGCGCTGGAGCCACTTCTGGCGAACCGGTTGGATCGACGTGGTGGCTGA
- a CDS encoding glycosyltransferase, producing MDDHDRDDLWLVLPHLGPGGAQKVAVLAAEHFLAKGWRVRIVTLLAEPPLAHTLPETLPWSDLSPAVERRWRQHRIRRRAHRLLAKLVMGPLLGLLEPVQPHTTGWRSRLLRWCVEGISGPPALVLAERLQAQRPRRVLALLSRTSMLCCSVLWNQPCHLVVSERNDLRRQRLPFPWPRFRRLLYRRADVLTANTAGVLESLAPLFAERQLALLPNPLPMPRLDAQPVGAGEREGLVCVARLVHQKGLDVLIEALASGEGALMTWPLTLVGDGPERPALERQVRNRRLAERVRFMGFRSDPQTFLQQAAVFVLPSRFEGMPNALLEAMAFGLAVVVTDASPGPLEVVDHGVTGLVVPSEQPQALADALERLAADAPLRARLGAAAQTRLRQMDWSVVGPIWDQLVGGA from the coding sequence ATGGACGATCACGATCGCGATGATCTCTGGTTGGTGCTGCCCCATCTCGGTCCTGGCGGGGCGCAGAAAGTGGCTGTGCTGGCGGCAGAGCACTTTCTCGCCAAGGGCTGGCGGGTGCGGATCGTCACGCTTCTGGCGGAGCCGCCTCTGGCTCACACCCTGCCGGAGACCTTGCCCTGGAGCGATCTCAGCCCTGCGGTGGAGCGGCGCTGGCGTCAACACCGGATCCGTCGCCGGGCTCATCGGTTGCTCGCCAAGCTGGTGATGGGGCCGCTTCTGGGGTTGCTGGAGCCCGTGCAGCCCCACACGACCGGCTGGCGTTCCAGGCTGCTGCGCTGGTGCGTGGAGGGGATCAGTGGGCCGCCGGCCCTGGTGCTCGCCGAACGGCTGCAGGCGCAACGGCCTCGGCGGGTCCTGGCCCTGCTCAGCCGCACCAGCATGCTCTGCTGCAGTGTCCTCTGGAACCAGCCCTGCCATCTGGTGGTGTCGGAGCGCAATGACCTCCGCCGCCAACGCCTGCCGTTTCCCTGGCCCCGGTTTCGGCGCTTGCTCTATCGCCGCGCTGATGTGCTCACCGCCAACACGGCAGGGGTGCTGGAAAGCCTGGCTCCCCTTTTCGCCGAGCGACAGCTGGCCCTGCTGCCCAATCCGCTCCCCATGCCTCGCCTCGACGCTCAGCCGGTTGGGGCGGGTGAGCGGGAGGGTCTGGTGTGCGTGGCCCGCCTGGTGCATCAGAAGGGCCTGGATGTGTTGATCGAGGCCCTGGCCTCAGGGGAAGGGGCTTTGATGACCTGGCCACTGACGCTGGTGGGGGATGGCCCGGAGCGACCGGCACTGGAGCGGCAGGTGCGCAATCGAAGGCTGGCGGAGAGGGTGCGTTTCATGGGATTCCGATCCGATCCGCAGACGTTCCTCCAGCAGGCGGCGGTCTTTGTTCTGCCGTCGCGGTTTGAGGGCATGCCCAACGCCCTGTTGGAGGCGATGGCGTTCGGTCTGGCGGTGGTGGTGACCGATGCCTCCCCCGGCCCGCTGGAGGTGGTGGATCACGGCGTCACCGGCCTGGTGGTGCCGAGTGAGCAGCCCCAGGCTCTGGCGGATGCGCTCGAGCGGCTGGCGGCGGATGCTCCCTTACGCGCCAGGCTCGGGGCAGCGGCACAGACCCGGCTGCGTCAGATGGATTGGTCGGTGGTGGGGCCGATCTGGGATCAGCTGGTGGGGGGGGCATGA
- a CDS encoding glycosyltransferase, protein MSLQRLLVFAPTRRAASETFVRANLEGLPCEVVAYFGDECPLGQPDRLAYGLAVLLSKVCTRLGWLRLAGWPAAQVARWLMHRHQPDLVLAEFGFHAVRVMEACPRARVPLVAHFRGSDLSAAGKLGVLRGRYRRLMQLAAGLICKSQPMARTLRALGGDPQRILISASGANAALFSAGDAAAAPAIALAVGRFVEKKGPLHTIRAFARVPLGELWMVGEGPLLPAARRLVAELGLEDRVRFLGTQTQEQVAELMLRVRVFVQHSLVAADGDSEGNPVAVMEAQLSALPVVATRHAGIPEVVLEGVTGLLVEEGDVEAMALALERLLAEPALAARLGAAGRERVLARFTLDHHLQDLMAFLERVAADGV, encoded by the coding sequence ATGAGCCTGCAGCGGTTGCTGGTGTTCGCGCCGACGCGGCGAGCGGCCTCGGAAACGTTTGTGCGCGCCAACCTCGAGGGACTGCCCTGCGAGGTGGTGGCCTACTTCGGCGATGAGTGCCCCCTTGGTCAGCCCGATCGCCTCGCCTATGGCCTGGCGGTGCTGCTCAGCAAGGTGTGCACCCGGCTGGGTTGGCTGCGGCTGGCGGGTTGGCCGGCGGCTCAGGTGGCCAGGTGGTTGATGCATCGTCATCAGCCCGATCTGGTGCTGGCGGAATTCGGCTTCCATGCCGTGCGGGTGATGGAGGCCTGCCCGCGCGCCCGCGTGCCGCTGGTGGCGCATTTCCGAGGCTCCGATCTCTCGGCCGCTGGCAAATTGGGGGTGTTGCGCGGGCGTTACCGGCGGCTGATGCAGCTGGCGGCTGGCCTGATCTGCAAATCCCAGCCGATGGCCCGTACCTTGCGCGCGTTGGGGGGGGATCCACAGCGGATTCTGATCAGTGCATCGGGGGCGAATGCCGCCCTGTTCTCTGCCGGCGATGCGGCAGCAGCTCCAGCCATTGCTTTGGCGGTCGGGCGGTTTGTGGAGAAGAAAGGGCCCTTGCATACGATCCGCGCCTTTGCCCGTGTGCCCCTGGGGGAGCTGTGGATGGTGGGAGAGGGGCCCTTGCTGCCTGCGGCTCGGCGTTTGGTGGCGGAGCTCGGCCTTGAGGATCGGGTGCGGTTTCTCGGTACCCAGACCCAGGAGCAGGTGGCCGAGCTGATGCTCCGGGTGCGCGTCTTCGTGCAGCATTCCCTGGTGGCGGCTGATGGCGACAGTGAGGGCAATCCGGTGGCGGTGATGGAGGCCCAGTTGAGCGCCCTGCCGGTGGTGGCCACCCGGCATGCTGGCATCCCCGAGGTGGTGCTCGAGGGCGTTACCGGCCTGTTGGTGGAGGAGGGCGATGTGGAGGCCATGGCGCTGGCGCTGGAGCGACTGCTGGCCGAGCCGGCCCTGGCGGCTCGCCTGGGTGCGGCCGGCCGGGAGCGGGTGCTGGCCCGCTTCACCCTCGACCATCACCTGCAGGATCTGATGGCGTTCCTGGAGCGCGTCGCGGCGGACGGAGTGTGA
- a CDS encoding sulfotransferase: MAAPRRLLLIRGLGHSGTTILDLALGAHPAITGLGEAVRLLETPAAGDAHRGPAQLRGPLRFERACTCGAVAAACPVWGPVLAWLPANDHRPLLEKLHHLLDALAPAEDAWVVESYQDDRHLPLLSDPSLEIRVIHLTRDVRSWVHSRARDGRRQGHWLPGLAPLLRWWRLSARHERLLARCGKPVFRLGYEELALAPEASLRRLCRWLELDFHPAMLQPVLHSGSHILAGNRVRFDVEKGRAIHYDADWMGMGAGVAQLALLWPPLARLNRRLVYSGFAAGQR, from the coding sequence ATGGCGGCACCACGCAGACTGCTGTTGATCCGCGGCCTGGGGCACAGCGGCACCACGATCCTCGATCTCGCCCTCGGCGCCCATCCCGCCATTACCGGATTGGGGGAGGCGGTGCGGCTGCTGGAAACGCCGGCGGCAGGCGACGCCCACCGCGGTCCGGCCCAGTTGCGAGGACCGTTGCGCTTTGAACGGGCCTGCACCTGTGGTGCCGTCGCCGCCGCTTGCCCTGTGTGGGGGCCGGTGCTGGCTTGGTTGCCGGCCAACGATCACCGGCCGCTGCTGGAGAAGCTGCATCACTTGCTCGATGCGCTGGCACCCGCCGAGGACGCCTGGGTGGTGGAGTCCTATCAGGACGATCGCCATCTGCCCCTGCTCAGCGATCCCTCCCTGGAGATCCGGGTGATCCATCTCACCCGCGACGTGCGCAGCTGGGTGCATTCACGGGCCCGGGATGGCCGCCGCCAAGGCCATTGGCTCCCGGGTCTGGCGCCGCTGCTGCGCTGGTGGCGCCTCAGCGCCCGCCATGAACGGCTCCTGGCACGCTGCGGCAAACCCGTGTTCCGGCTGGGTTATGAGGAGCTGGCGCTGGCACCGGAAGCGAGCCTGCGTCGCCTCTGCCGTTGGCTGGAGCTCGACTTCCACCCCGCCATGCTGCAGCCGGTGTTGCACTCCGGTAGCCACATCCTCGCCGGCAATCGGGTGCGCTTTGATGTGGAGAAAGGACGGGCGATTCACTACGACGCCGACTGGATGGGGATGGGCGCCGGGGTGGCACAGCTCGCCCTGCTCTGGCCCCCCCTGGCTCGCCTGAATCGCCGTTTGGTTTATTCCGGTTTCGCCGCCGGCCAGCGATAG
- the kdsA gene encoding 3-deoxy-8-phosphooctulonate synthase translates to MAAQQVALGTLSFANDAPFVLIGGVNVLESRDFALEVAGHYKAVCERLDIPLVFKASFDKANRSSIHSYRGPGLNEGLAMLQAVKARHGIPVITDVHTPEQAAPAAAVCDIIQLPAFLARQTDLVEAMARTGAVINIKKPQFLSPSQMANVVEKFRECGNERLLICERGSNFGYDNLVVDMLGFGVMKRCCNDLPLIFDVTHALQCRDPGGAASGGRRSQVLELARAGMAVGLAGLFLESHPDPDQARCDGPSALPLEQLEPFLSQLKAVDHLVKNLPALAIR, encoded by the coding sequence ATGGCCGCCCAGCAGGTCGCCCTCGGCACCCTCAGCTTCGCCAACGACGCCCCCTTCGTGCTGATCGGCGGCGTCAACGTGCTCGAGTCGCGCGACTTCGCCCTGGAGGTGGCCGGCCACTACAAAGCGGTGTGCGAACGCCTCGACATCCCGCTGGTGTTCAAAGCCTCCTTTGACAAAGCCAACCGCTCTTCGATCCACTCCTATCGCGGCCCCGGCCTCAACGAGGGCCTGGCGATGCTGCAGGCGGTGAAAGCCCGCCACGGCATCCCCGTGATCACCGATGTGCACACGCCAGAGCAGGCCGCACCGGCCGCCGCGGTGTGCGACATCATTCAGCTGCCCGCCTTCCTCGCCCGTCAGACCGATCTGGTGGAGGCGATGGCCCGCACCGGCGCGGTGATCAACATCAAAAAGCCCCAGTTCCTCAGCCCTTCGCAGATGGCGAATGTGGTGGAGAAGTTCCGCGAATGCGGCAACGAACGGCTGCTGATCTGCGAGCGGGGCAGCAACTTCGGTTACGACAATCTCGTGGTCGACATGCTCGGCTTTGGGGTGATGAAGCGCTGCTGCAACGACCTGCCCCTGATCTTCGATGTGACCCACGCCCTGCAGTGCCGCGACCCGGGCGGTGCCGCCTCCGGTGGGCGCCGCAGCCAGGTGCTGGAACTGGCCCGCGCCGGCATGGCCGTAGGCCTGGCCGGTCTGTTCCTCGAATCCCATCCCGATCCCGACCAGGCCCGCTGCGACGGCCCCAGCGCCCTGCCCCTGGAACAGCTCGAGCCTTTCCTCAGTCAGCTCAAGGCCGTGGATCATTTGGTGAAGAACCTGCCGGCCCTGGCGATTCGATGA
- the kdsB gene encoding 3-deoxy-manno-octulosonate cytidylyltransferase — protein sequence MGMQPSIQRTVVAVPARLQSSRLPGKVLAEIGGKPMLQRVLEQCAKATGPAAVVLCTDSPQLKQLAEGWGFPVLMTSPHCSSGSERIASVAELLVALAWDVPAADGDDASRQQRLASTAVINVQGDQPFLDPAVVTAMDAEFRRRDPVPAVVTPVYRLQPDTIHNPAVVKTLLAHDGRALYFSRSAIPHVRDVDPADWHHHSPYWGHVGLYGFRGDVLAAWHLLPMSPLEDLERLEQLRLIEAGHTISTFPVEGTSLSVDTPEQLEQARQLAAQG from the coding sequence ATGGGCATGCAACCCTCCATCCAACGCACCGTCGTGGCCGTGCCGGCCCGGCTGCAGTCGTCTCGCCTGCCGGGCAAGGTGCTGGCGGAGATCGGCGGCAAGCCCATGCTCCAGCGGGTGCTGGAGCAGTGCGCCAAGGCGACGGGGCCGGCTGCGGTGGTGCTCTGCACCGACAGCCCGCAGCTCAAGCAACTGGCCGAAGGCTGGGGCTTTCCCGTGCTGATGACCTCGCCGCACTGCAGTTCCGGCAGTGAGCGGATCGCCTCGGTGGCTGAGCTGCTGGTGGCCCTGGCCTGGGATGTGCCAGCTGCCGACGGGGACGACGCCAGCCGTCAGCAGCGGCTGGCGAGCACGGCGGTGATCAATGTGCAAGGCGATCAGCCCTTTCTGGATCCGGCGGTGGTGACGGCGATGGACGCGGAATTCCGTCGCCGTGACCCAGTGCCGGCGGTTGTGACGCCGGTGTATCGGCTCCAGCCGGACACCATCCACAACCCGGCGGTGGTCAAGACCCTGCTGGCCCACGACGGCCGCGCCCTTTATTTCTCCCGCTCGGCGATCCCCCATGTGCGCGATGTGGATCCGGCTGATTGGCATCACCACAGTCCCTACTGGGGCCATGTGGGCCTCTACGGCTTCCGCGGTGATGTGCTGGCGGCCTGGCACCTGCTGCCGATGTCACCGCTGGAGGATCTGGAGCGGCTGGAGCAGTTGCGCCTGATCGAAGCGGGCCACACGATCAGCACCTTCCCGGTGGAGGGCACCTCCCTCTCGGTCGACACGCCCGAGCAGCTGGAGCAGGCGCGGCAGCTGGCGGCTCAGGGCTGA
- a CDS encoding sulfotransferase, with the protein MTDNSAHPGVFLLGVGAQKAGTSWLHQQLHSRPDADFGVLKEYHVYDARTVPELARFRRLDVDIRRPGSWIQPRSWLRQWFIRKPQRYVDYFSWLLQRPRLRSGPVRLTGDITPAYALLSAATLGEIRAAFAQRGIPVRPVFLMRDPIERLISSQRMKLRKQGRRDAASEVAALRQRVAKGRGLRSDYGQTLDALDQAFGLEHCFVGLFETLFTTPTYSELCHFLGIPFQEPAWGEKVNVSATKTVIPDDLLAEMGRQHADDLKRAQQALPNLDLQQLWPTTSRWCNS; encoded by the coding sequence ATGACTGACAACAGCGCCCATCCGGGCGTGTTCCTGCTCGGCGTCGGCGCCCAGAAGGCGGGCACCTCCTGGCTGCATCAGCAGCTGCACAGCCGCCCCGACGCCGATTTCGGCGTGCTGAAGGAATACCACGTGTATGACGCGCGCACGGTGCCCGAACTGGCCCGCTTCCGACGCCTCGACGTCGACATCCGCCGCCCCGGCAGCTGGATTCAGCCCCGCAGCTGGCTGCGCCAGTGGTTCATCCGCAAGCCGCAGCGCTACGTCGACTACTTCAGCTGGCTGCTGCAACGCCCCCGCCTGCGCAGCGGTCCGGTGCGGCTCACCGGCGACATCACCCCCGCCTATGCCCTGCTCAGCGCCGCCACCCTGGGCGAGATCCGCGCCGCCTTCGCGCAGCGAGGCATTCCGGTGCGGCCCGTGTTTCTGATGCGCGATCCGATCGAGCGGCTGATCTCCAGCCAACGCATGAAACTGCGCAAGCAGGGGCGCCGCGATGCGGCATCGGAAGTGGCCGCCCTGCGCCAACGGGTCGCCAAAGGGCGGGGGCTGCGCAGCGACTACGGCCAGACCCTCGATGCTCTCGATCAGGCCTTTGGCTTGGAGCACTGCTTTGTTGGCCTGTTCGAAACCCTGTTCACAACACCCACCTACTCAGAGCTCTGCCACTTCCTGGGCATCCCTTTCCAGGAACCCGCCTGGGGCGAGAAGGTGAACGTGAGTGCGACCAAGACGGTGATTCCCGATGACCTGCTGGCGGAGATGGGTCGCCAACACGCCGACGATCTCAAGCGGGCACAGCAGGCGCTACCCAACCTTGATCTCCAACAGCTGTGGCCCACTACCAGCCGTTGGTGCAACAGCTGA